A region from the Candidatus Magasanikbacteria bacterium genome encodes:
- a CDS encoding magnesium transporter CorA family protein: MAIRVIKQKNLTWINIDKVDEEALKYLMENHNFHHLDLEDLQSEAQTPKLDVYKNYLFVVLQFPTWQPHSKSISTQEIDVFLGDGYLITIQHTKSKEMKNFFFRCMRNRKIKSDWMSKSSGYLLNKILESLFSNSQPILNNMGRQISKLEEEIFSKEPDGKIVKELAIHRRNILNFRRIIDPQRYLISNLSHTRKSFLDESLTLYFDNVNDFLSKIWSIIENYKETVDGLHVTVESLIARRTNRVVATLTAISVALLPLTLLSGIYGMNIDSLPFSHNPFYVWLMFLGLATFIIAILIILKKKRLI; the protein is encoded by the coding sequence ATGGCAATTCGTGTAATAAAACAAAAAAACCTAACATGGATAAATATAGACAAGGTGGATGAAGAAGCTTTGAAATACTTAATGGAAAATCATAATTTCCATCATTTGGACTTGGAAGACCTACAGAGTGAAGCACAGACTCCAAAATTAGATGTTTACAAAAACTATCTTTTTGTTGTATTACAATTTCCAACTTGGCAACCCCATTCAAAGAGTATTTCCACACAAGAAATAGATGTTTTTTTGGGAGATGGATATTTAATAACTATTCAACATACAAAATCCAAAGAAATGAAAAACTTCTTCTTTAGATGTATGCGAAACAGAAAAATAAAATCCGACTGGATGAGTAAAAGTTCTGGATATTTATTAAACAAAATACTAGAATCACTTTTTTCAAATTCACAACCTATTTTAAACAATATGGGTCGCCAAATTTCTAAACTAGAAGAAGAAATTTTCAGCAAAGAACCAGACGGAAAAATCGTAAAAGAGTTAGCAATTCACAGAAGAAATATATTAAACTTTCGTAGAATTATAGATCCGCAAAGATATTTAATCTCAAACCTATCACACACAAGAAAATCATTTTTAGATGAATCGCTTACACTTTATTTTGACAATGTAAATGACTTTTTATCCAAAATCTGGTCCATTATTGAAAACTACAAAGAAACAGTAGATGGATTACATGTTACAGTAGAATCTTTGATAGCTCGTCGCACAAACCGTGTAGTTGCAACTCTTACTGCTATTTCTGTAGCACTACTTCCACTTACTTTACTTTCTGGAATTTATGGTATGAATATAGACAGCCTCCCTTTTTCACACAATCCATTTTATGTGTGGTTAATGTTCTTAGGTCTTGCAACTTTTATAATTGCAATTCTAATTATTCTAAAAAAGAAACGACTAATATAA
- the uvrA gene encoding excinuclease ABC subunit UvrA, translating to MQEKIVIKGAREHNLKNINLELPRNKMIVFTGLSGSGKSSLAFDTIFAEGQRRYIESLSSYARQFLGSMQKPDVDEIEGLSPAISIDQKTHSANPRSTVATITEIYDYLRVIYARIGKPYCPQCNTKIEKMTVDEMVDKIVEVLKKKNVKIKAQELVIFSPVVRGRKGEYYQMLYDLYNSGYLEVRVDGRLKSLRDQIILEKKKKHTIEVVVDRIPLAGDEKVQNKETKERLAEAVENAVDLSNGLCIVVYPDIDESLYSTEYSCPVDSYSFPEIEPRMFSFNSPYGYCKYCHGLGTKELFSEEVCPVCEGRRLNNDALNVKVGGKNIFELVSLTIADVADFFNNLDGLNEKEVEIVSAALNEIKNRLSFMLNVGLHYLTLARRSGTLSGGEAQRIRLASQVGTKLVGALYVLDEPTIGLHQKDNEQLVATLRQLCDIGNTVIVVEHDEDTILASDWVVDIGPEAGKKGGNIIYSGRTDDLLDAKKNHKISNNYGCTASGTVDSLTGKYLRGELKIEVPEKRRKVDRTTPKIKIKGAEEHNLKDINVEIPLRRFVCLTGVSGSGKSTLMNDILYRTVANRLNHVKKKTGKYKQVLNTEYIDKIIKIDQRAIGRTPRSNPATYTKVFDHVRDLFASTPEARMRGYKKGRFSFNTVGGRCENCEGKGILTIEMHFLPSVQVDCDVCRGHRFDNETLKIYFKGKNISDILNMTIAEAEEFFKDIPQIYDKLKVLNEVGLDYLTLGQSATTLSGGEAQRIKLSKELAKRNTTKTLYLLDEPTTGLHYDDIKKLIVVLQRLVSQGNTVMIIEHNLDLIKCADWIIDLGPDGGDKGGEVVVYGTPEDVAMNGFSHTGKYLKRSLK from the coding sequence ATGCAAGAAAAAATAGTTATAAAAGGTGCACGAGAGCATAATCTAAAAAACATAAATTTAGAATTGCCGCGCAACAAAATGATTGTGTTTACAGGTCTTTCTGGTTCGGGGAAGTCTTCTTTGGCTTTTGATACTATTTTTGCAGAAGGTCAGAGAAGATATATAGAAAGTTTGTCTTCTTATGCTCGGCAGTTTTTGGGGAGTATGCAAAAGCCAGATGTAGATGAAATAGAAGGACTTTCTCCAGCTATCTCAATTGATCAAAAAACTCACAGTGCAAATCCTCGTTCTACAGTTGCTACAATTACAGAAATTTATGATTATTTGCGTGTTATTTATGCAAGAATTGGGAAACCATACTGCCCGCAATGTAATACAAAAATAGAAAAGATGACAGTGGACGAGATGGTAGATAAAATTGTAGAGGTTTTAAAAAAGAAAAATGTAAAAATAAAAGCTCAGGAATTGGTAATATTTTCTCCTGTTGTTCGTGGTAGAAAAGGGGAGTATTATCAAATGCTTTATGATTTATATAACTCTGGATATTTAGAGGTTCGTGTGGATGGAAGGTTAAAAAGTTTGCGTGATCAAATAATTTTGGAAAAAAAGAAAAAACACACTATAGAAGTGGTGGTAGATAGAATTCCTTTGGCAGGGGACGAAAAAGTACAAAATAAAGAAACAAAAGAGCGTTTGGCAGAAGCTGTGGAAAATGCAGTTGATTTATCAAATGGACTTTGTATTGTAGTTTATCCAGATATAGATGAGTCGCTTTATAGTACAGAATATTCTTGTCCTGTAGATAGTTATAGTTTTCCAGAAATTGAGCCTAGAATGTTTAGTTTCAATAGTCCTTATGGTTATTGTAAATATTGTCATGGACTTGGAACCAAAGAATTGTTTAGTGAAGAGGTTTGCCCTGTTTGTGAAGGTAGAAGATTGAATAATGACGCTTTAAATGTAAAAGTTGGTGGAAAAAATATTTTTGAACTTGTGAGTTTGACTATTGCAGATGTGGCAGATTTTTTTAATAATTTGGATGGTTTAAATGAGAAAGAGGTTGAAATTGTTTCTGCTGCACTAAATGAAATAAAAAATCGACTTAGTTTTATGCTTAATGTTGGATTGCATTATCTAACTTTGGCTCGCAGATCTGGGACTTTGAGTGGTGGAGAAGCACAGAGAATTCGCCTTGCATCACAGGTTGGCACTAAGCTTGTGGGTGCACTTTATGTTTTGGATGAGCCTACAATTGGGCTTCATCAAAAAGACAACGAACAACTAGTTGCAACACTTCGTCAGCTTTGTGATATTGGGAATACTGTAATTGTAGTGGAGCATGATGAAGATACAATTTTGGCGAGTGATTGGGTTGTGGATATTGGTCCAGAAGCAGGAAAAAAAGGTGGAAATATAATTTATTCTGGTAGAACAGATGATTTGCTGGATGCAAAAAAGAATCACAAAATTAGTAATAATTATGGCTGTACGGCGAGTGGAACAGTAGATAGTTTAACCGGAAAATATTTAAGAGGGGAGTTGAAAATAGAAGTCCCAGAAAAAAGAAGAAAAGTAGATAGAACAACTCCAAAAATTAAAATAAAAGGAGCAGAAGAGCACAACCTGAAAGATATAAATGTAGAAATTCCACTTCGCAGATTTGTGTGTTTGACTGGTGTTTCTGGATCTGGAAAATCTACTTTGATGAATGATATTTTGTACAGAACTGTTGCAAACAGGCTGAATCATGTGAAGAAAAAAACAGGTAAATATAAGCAAGTTTTGAATACAGAATATATAGATAAGATAATTAAAATAGATCAGCGTGCAATTGGAAGAACTCCTCGAAGTAATCCTGCAACTTATACAAAAGTTTTCGACCATGTTCGTGATTTATTTGCATCTACGCCAGAGGCTAGAATGCGTGGTTATAAAAAAGGAAGGTTTAGTTTTAATACTGTTGGCGGAAGATGTGAAAATTGCGAAGGAAAGGGTATTTTGACTATTGAAATGCATTTTTTGCCAAGCGTTCAGGTGGATTGTGATGTTTGTCGTGGGCACAGATTTGACAATGAAACTTTAAAAATTTATTTTAAAGGAAAAAATATTTCTGATATTTTGAATATGACAATTGCAGAAGCTGAAGAATTTTTTAAAGATATTCCACAAATTTATGACAAACTAAAAGTTTTAAATGAGGTTGGTTTGGACTACTTGACTTTGGGGCAATCTGCAACCACGCTTTCTGGTGGAGAGGCTCAGAGAATAAAATTGAGTAAAGAATTGGCAAAAAGAAATACCACAAAAACTTTGTATTTATTAGATGAGCCTACAACGGGGCTTCATTATGATGATATAAAAAAATTGATAGTTGTACTTCAAAGACTTGTGTCTCAAGGAAATACTGTAATGATAATAGAGCATAATTTGGACTTGATAAAATGTGCAGATTGGATAATTGATCTGGGTCCAGATGGCGGAGACAAAGGTGGAGAAGTTGTAGTATATGGCACTCCAGAAGATGTGGCGATGAATGGTTTTAGTCACACTGGAAAATATTTGAAAAGAAGTTTAAAATAA
- a CDS encoding phosphatase PAP2 family protein yields MLLSFIQFISTHRLGDIMEKRLTDRLKNTNPFFVYTALFILYEVLYVITNRIPTFYGPFELPKIFYEDQIPLIPETSLVYISIFGFMAITIWMLPRKYKNPTAIIFMYLLFIHTFIFLFFPTIYPREEITNKYGIFDWLMHDIIQELDTPRNCFPSLHVSLPFTMAFVWLKLSKKIGIVILFIATLIALSTLTTKQHYLLDVFSAIAVSFILVQLKFKNPQTSFY; encoded by the coding sequence ATGTTATTATCTTTTATTCAGTTCATTTCAACTCACCGATTAGGAGACATAATGGAAAAACGACTTACAGACAGATTAAAAAATACAAATCCTTTTTTTGTTTACACGGCACTATTCATATTATATGAAGTATTATATGTAATTACAAACAGAATTCCAACTTTTTATGGGCCATTTGAATTGCCAAAAATATTTTACGAAGACCAAATCCCACTTATTCCAGAAACATCTTTGGTTTACATTTCTATCTTTGGTTTTATGGCTATTACAATTTGGATGTTGCCGAGAAAATACAAAAACCCAACAGCTATAATATTTATGTATTTACTGTTTATTCACACCTTCATATTCTTATTTTTTCCAACTATTTATCCGCGCGAAGAGATTACTAATAAATATGGAATATTCGATTGGCTTATGCACGATATAATTCAAGAGTTGGATACTCCACGAAACTGTTTCCCCTCTCTCCATGTTTCACTTCCGTTTACAATGGCTTTTGTCTGGTTAAAATTAAGTAAAAAAATTGGAATTGTTATACTTTTTATTGCGACTTTAATTGCACTTTCAACACTCACTACAAAACAGCATTATTTGCTAGATGTGTTTAGTGCAATAGCAGTTTCATTTATTTTAGTACAGCTAAAGTTCAAAAATCCTCAAACCTCTTTCTATTGA
- the uvrB gene encoding excinuclease ABC subunit UvrB: MKKGFKIKSKYKPAGDQPKAIKQLVSGLNKNIEHQTLLGVTGSGKTFTLANVIEKTGLPTLVIAHNKTLAAQLCTEFRGFFPDSAVEYFVSYYDYYQPEAYLSGSDTYIEKEAQINDEIERLRHACTQAILSRKDVIIVASVSAIYGLGSPAEYERIVLHLTCGQKMDRRGMLAQLIEMQFERTSLELKRGTFRMRGQFFEIMPANEEKIYRFEIGEKIDKIEIIDPITRKIIREQEDSWFFPAKHYVVGSDLRARALKTIRKEADEQLKKFKKQGKVLEYERLKRRVNYDLELIKNLGYCNGIENYSRHFDGRAPGEPPATLMDYFTHGVGDFLTIIDESHVTMPQIRAMYMGDKARKDNLVEYGFRLPSARDNRPLKFEEFEKRTDKVIYSSATPAEYELERSGQIVEQIVRPTGLIDPEIIIKPVTETAKNISQIDDLMKMIDKKVESGGRILVTTLTKKMAEDLSGYLEEKGIKVKYLHSDIKTMERIEIITGLRRGEFDVLVGINLLREGLDIPEVSLVAILDADKEGFLRSETSLVQTIGRAARNVDGQVILYADRITGSMGRAIKETDRRRKIQLAYNKKHKITPKTIEKEIKNLLEEFGITTKKKSSKKTKKLTLQEKVLELELKGDDRPIEKIIREKEFEMKKAAKELQFELATVLRDEIKLLKKQQNRKNKEKV; this comes from the coding sequence ATGAAAAAAGGATTTAAAATAAAATCTAAATACAAGCCAGCAGGAGACCAGCCCAAAGCTATAAAGCAGTTGGTGAGTGGTTTGAACAAAAATATTGAACACCAGACTTTGCTAGGTGTTACTGGTTCTGGAAAGACTTTTACTTTGGCAAATGTGATAGAAAAAACAGGTTTGCCAACTTTGGTGATTGCGCATAACAAAACTTTGGCGGCGCAACTTTGTACAGAGTTTAGGGGTTTTTTTCCAGACAGTGCAGTGGAATATTTTGTAAGTTATTATGATTATTATCAGCCAGAAGCATATCTTTCTGGATCGGACACTTATATAGAAAAGGAAGCTCAGATAAATGATGAGATAGAGCGACTTCGCCATGCTTGTACACAGGCTATTTTGAGTAGAAAAGATGTAATTATTGTTGCGTCTGTTTCGGCTATTTATGGTTTGGGTTCACCCGCAGAATATGAGAGGATTGTACTTCACCTCACTTGTGGGCAAAAAATGGATAGAAGGGGAATGTTGGCTCAACTTATAGAAATGCAGTTTGAGCGAACAAGTTTGGAACTGAAAAGAGGAACTTTTCGAATGCGTGGGCAGTTTTTTGAGATTATGCCAGCAAACGAGGAGAAAATTTATAGATTTGAAATTGGTGAAAAAATAGATAAAATTGAAATAATTGACCCTATAACTCGAAAGATAATTCGCGAGCAAGAAGATTCTTGGTTTTTTCCGGCAAAGCATTATGTAGTTGGGTCAGATTTGCGTGCGCGAGCTTTAAAAACAATTCGAAAAGAAGCAGATGAACAATTGAAGAAATTTAAAAAACAAGGAAAAGTTTTGGAATATGAAAGGTTGAAGAGAAGGGTAAATTATGATTTGGAATTGATCAAAAATTTGGGATATTGTAACGGAATTGAAAATTATTCTAGGCATTTTGATGGGCGCGCGCCAGGCGAACCGCCTGCCACTCTTATGGATTATTTCACACACGGAGTTGGGGATTTTTTGACAATTATAGATGAATCTCATGTGACAATGCCACAAATCCGCGCAATGTATATGGGTGATAAAGCTAGAAAAGACAATTTGGTGGAATATGGTTTTAGACTTCCGAGTGCACGAGACAATAGACCATTAAAATTTGAGGAGTTTGAAAAAAGGACTGATAAGGTTATCTATTCTTCTGCAACTCCTGCTGAATATGAATTAGAAAGAAGCGGTCAAATAGTGGAGCAAATTGTGCGTCCAACTGGTTTAATTGATCCAGAAATTATCATTAAGCCTGTCACAGAAACTGCAAAAAATATTTCTCAAATAGATGATTTAATGAAAATGATTGATAAAAAAGTTGAGAGTGGTGGAAGAATTTTGGTGACAACACTTACAAAAAAAATGGCAGAAGATTTGAGTGGATATCTGGAAGAAAAAGGAATAAAAGTAAAATATTTGCACAGCGACATAAAAACTATGGAGCGAATTGAAATAATTACCGGTTTGCGCAGAGGCGAATTTGATGTTTTGGTTGGTATAAATTTGTTGAGAGAGGGTTTGGATATTCCAGAAGTTTCTTTGGTTGCAATTTTAGATGCAGATAAAGAAGGATTTTTGAGAAGTGAAACAAGCTTGGTGCAAACTATTGGTCGTGCTGCTAGAAATGTAGATGGACAAGTAATACTTTATGCCGATAGAATTACAGGTTCTATGGGGCGAGCAATAAAAGAAACAGACAGAAGAAGAAAAATTCAACTTGCTTATAATAAAAAACATAAAATAACTCCAAAAACAATTGAAAAAGAAATAAAGAATTTGCTGGAGGAATTTGGAATTACAACGAAAAAGAAGAGTTCCAAAAAAACAAAAAAATTAACTTTGCAGGAAAAAGTTTTGGAATTAGAATTGAAAGGGGATGACAGGCCAATTGAGAAAATAATAAGAGAAAAGGAATTTGAAATGAAAAAAGCTGCAAAAGAATTGCAGTTTGAGTTGGCAACTGTTTTGAGAGATGAAATAAAATTACTTAAAAAACAGCAAAATAGGAAGAATAAGGAAAAGGTATAA
- the murJ gene encoding murein biosynthesis integral membrane protein MurJ — MIRRLFSSQIKSITGAAILLGSASFVSRIIGVLRDRIFAHEFGAGPTLDAYYAAFRIPDLVYNLLVIGALSAGFIPVFLKVYEKNKKKAWEVTNGIIHILGLGLIITCTILFIFTPQIVPLLVPGFSGEKLKLTIILTRIMFFSPFLLGLSSVVSGVLQATKSFFIYALTPIMYNLGIIVGALFFVPIFGEIGLAFGVILGALMHLLIQLPTFFKQGYRYKFVFNLKDKFVREIAKLMVPRTLGLATSQLHILVITYLASTLSEGSLTIFNFANNLQHFPIGIIGYSFAIAAFPTLSYLAAKNKKEEISQHISSTTRQILFLIIPLTIIFLLLRAQIVRVVLGSGAFDWTATILTANTLAFFTLSLFAQCLIPLFARTFYALEDTMTPFIISFIAAGVNIALGIYLKDILGVAGLALAFSAAMIIQLSFLWLFLKLKLGSLGEVVILKSLNKIIFSAFWMAITIQVLKTPLSNMFNMTTFKGILAQGFFAGMSGIFVYIIICYLLKLPELKHILSSLTKKWLKLRNVQAEINEADEV, encoded by the coding sequence ATGATTCGCAGGCTTTTTTCTAGTCAAATTAAAAGCATAACTGGGGCTGCCATTCTACTTGGATCAGCTTCTTTTGTTAGTCGTATTATTGGAGTTTTGCGTGACAGGATTTTTGCACACGAATTTGGAGCAGGCCCAACATTAGACGCATATTATGCAGCTTTTAGAATTCCAGACTTAGTTTACAATTTATTAGTTATCGGTGCACTTTCAGCTGGTTTTATTCCAGTATTTTTGAAAGTTTACGAAAAAAATAAAAAGAAAGCTTGGGAAGTCACAAACGGAATAATTCATATTCTTGGACTTGGACTAATTATAACCTGCACAATTCTTTTTATTTTTACACCGCAAATAGTACCACTCTTAGTTCCTGGTTTTAGCGGAGAAAAATTGAAACTAACAATAATACTTACCCGCATAATGTTTTTTAGCCCATTTTTACTTGGGCTTAGTAGTGTTGTAAGTGGGGTTTTGCAAGCCACAAAATCTTTTTTTATTTATGCTCTAACTCCAATAATGTATAACTTGGGAATTATAGTTGGTGCTTTATTTTTTGTTCCTATTTTTGGTGAGATTGGCTTGGCATTTGGTGTAATTCTTGGAGCACTTATGCATTTACTTATCCAACTACCCACTTTTTTCAAACAAGGTTATAGGTATAAATTTGTCTTCAACTTAAAAGATAAATTTGTACGAGAAATTGCAAAATTAATGGTTCCACGAACTTTAGGACTCGCCACAAGTCAACTTCATATTTTAGTAATTACTTATCTTGCTTCCACACTTTCCGAAGGAAGTCTTACTATTTTCAACTTCGCAAATAACTTGCAACACTTCCCTATTGGAATTATCGGCTACTCTTTTGCAATTGCTGCGTTTCCAACACTTTCATATTTGGCAGCAAAAAATAAAAAAGAAGAAATTTCTCAACATATTTCTTCTACAACTCGACAAATATTGTTTTTAATAATTCCACTCACTATTATATTCCTACTTTTGCGTGCTCAGATTGTACGCGTAGTTTTAGGAAGTGGCGCTTTCGATTGGACTGCCACAATTTTAACTGCAAACACTTTAGCATTTTTCACACTTTCACTTTTTGCCCAATGTCTAATTCCACTTTTTGCCAGAACTTTTTATGCTTTAGAAGACACAATGACGCCGTTTATAATTAGTTTTATTGCAGCTGGCGTAAATATAGCTTTGGGGATTTACCTCAAAGATATTTTAGGAGTTGCCGGTTTGGCCTTAGCCTTTTCCGCAGCAATGATAATTCAACTTTCATTTTTATGGTTATTTTTAAAATTAAAACTAGGAAGTTTGGGAGAAGTAGTTATTTTAAAATCTTTAAATAAAATAATCTTTTCCGCTTTTTGGATGGCAATTACAATTCAAGTATTAAAAACTCCTCTATCGAATATGTTTAATATGACTACTTTCAAAGGAATTTTAGCTCAAGGGTTTTTTGCAGGAATGTCTGGAATATTTGTTTATATTATAATATGCTATTTATTGAAATTACCAGAATTAAAACATATTCTAAGTAGTCTTACCAAAAAGTGGCTTAAACTTAGAAATGTCCAAGCCGAGATAAATGAGGCTGACGAGGTTTAA
- a CDS encoding GIY-YIG nuclease family protein, which yields MQNIKKKIQNLPDKPGIYLFYCVKKQLIYVGKATSLKSRVRSYFAGQRTSRPIEELIHEVKNIKYKQTDSVLEAVILEAIYIKKYEPKYNVKGKDDKSWNYIIFTKDEFSRVLTLRQHTFKQFSEKEIKKKYLKIFGPFPGLKSKETLAVLRRIFHFSVCKPNAKRSCMYYQMHQCEGVCVGEISAKDYKRKIVNPLGLFLNGKKKILIKQLKIRMKESAKKEEFEEARRLRNQIFSLQEIRDIALINKSFVANIEDEKKLKRIEGYDISNLGETGKVGSMVVFENGEANKSKYRKFKIRTVKGQNDTACLEEVIRRRLRHSGAVDIDEQSNDKWLLPNVFLIDGGKPQVNRVKKILKEFSVEIPVVGIAKGAKRKKNEFIFDQINYKLVEENKETFIKVRDEAHRFAINYQRKLRKIR from the coding sequence ATGCAGAATATAAAGAAAAAAATCCAAAATTTACCAGATAAACCAGGAATTTATCTTTTTTATTGTGTAAAAAAACAGCTTATATATGTAGGAAAGGCGACTTCGCTCAAAAGTCGTGTGCGTAGTTATTTTGCTGGGCAAAGAACTTCTAGACCAATAGAAGAGTTGATTCACGAGGTAAAAAATATAAAATACAAGCAAACTGATTCTGTACTGGAAGCAGTGATTTTGGAGGCAATTTATATAAAAAAGTATGAGCCAAAATATAATGTAAAAGGGAAGGACGATAAAAGTTGGAATTATATAATTTTTACAAAAGATGAATTTTCGCGTGTTTTGACTTTGCGTCAGCACACTTTCAAGCAATTTTCTGAAAAAGAAATAAAAAAGAAATATTTAAAAATTTTTGGGCCTTTTCCTGGATTAAAATCTAAGGAAACTTTAGCAGTACTTCGTAGGATCTTTCATTTTTCTGTGTGCAAACCAAACGCAAAACGATCTTGTATGTATTATCAAATGCATCAGTGCGAAGGTGTTTGTGTAGGTGAAATTTCTGCAAAAGATTATAAAAGAAAAATTGTAAATCCGCTTGGATTATTTTTGAATGGAAAAAAGAAGATTTTGATAAAACAGCTAAAAATAAGGATGAAAGAGAGTGCAAAAAAAGAAGAGTTCGAGGAGGCGCGCAGACTTCGCAATCAGATTTTTTCTCTTCAAGAAATTCGTGATATTGCACTTATAAACAAAAGTTTTGTGGCAAACATTGAAGATGAGAAAAAATTAAAAAGAATAGAAGGTTATGATATTTCTAATCTGGGTGAAACTGGCAAAGTTGGCTCTATGGTTGTGTTTGAAAACGGTGAAGCAAACAAAAGTAAATATAGAAAATTTAAAATAAGAACTGTAAAAGGACAAAACGATACAGCTTGTTTGGAAGAAGTAATAAGAAGAAGGCTTCGCCATTCTGGGGCAGTGGACATAGATGAGCAGAGTAATGACAAGTGGCTTTTGCCGAATGTATTTCTAATAGACGGTGGAAAACCGCAAGTAAACAGAGTAAAAAAGATTTTGAAGGAATTTAGTGTAGAAATTCCTGTGGTTGGAATCGCAAAAGGCGCCAAACGAAAAAAGAATGAATTTATTTTTGATCAGATAAATTATAAGTTGGTAGAAGAAAACAAAGAAACTTTCATAAAAGTGCGCGATGAGGCGCACAGGTTTGCAATAAATTATCAGAGGAAGTTGAGGAAAATAAGGTAA
- a CDS encoding MBL fold metallo-hydrolase yields MKIKFCGANRQVTGSAHLLEANGKNILVDCGMFQGSNFNEGRNHDDFPFVPKEIDVVLVTHAHLDHIGRIPKLIRDGFSGDIFMTKATCAFATLIWEDAFRIMEYNNRKFQVPILYSEADIETAKARCKGVNYNDNVDLGDGISAIFKDMGHIYGSSFIEITDGKKKIAFSGDVGNDDVPILKDTQNLSNVDVVVCESTYGDRIHEPVEEGYAELLKMIQEGVKRGGAIMIPAFSLERTQQILFQLHKMSEHDHTLPKVPIYLDSPLAIKATKVYKLFPEYYDEEAMREYQTEGDFLQFPNLKITHTRDESKRINSKKGAKIIIAGAGMMNGGRILHHAVRYLDDPNSTLIFVGYQAHGTLGRKLYEGAENVKVMGKYMEVRATIKAIGSLSAHGDQKKLMEWINSGEKKPEKVYLVHGEEHSATELSHRLRDKYDLKVFIPEYEEEVEIG; encoded by the coding sequence ATGAAAATAAAATTTTGTGGAGCAAATAGACAAGTGACAGGTTCGGCACATCTTTTGGAGGCGAACGGAAAGAATATTTTAGTAGATTGTGGAATGTTTCAGGGTTCCAATTTCAATGAAGGTAGAAATCATGATGATTTTCCTTTTGTTCCAAAAGAGATTGATGTTGTTTTGGTGACACATGCACATCTAGATCATATTGGTAGAATTCCAAAGTTGATAAGAGATGGTTTTAGTGGTGATATTTTTATGACAAAAGCAACTTGTGCTTTTGCTACTTTGATTTGGGAAGATGCTTTTAGAATAATGGAATATAACAATAGAAAATTTCAAGTGCCTATTCTTTATTCTGAGGCAGATATAGAAACTGCAAAAGCTAGATGTAAGGGTGTAAATTATAATGATAATGTAGATTTGGGAGATGGTATTTCTGCAATTTTTAAGGATATGGGACATATTTATGGGTCTTCTTTTATAGAAATTACAGATGGTAAAAAGAAAATTGCATTTTCTGGAGATGTTGGAAATGACGATGTACCAATTTTAAAAGATACACAAAATCTAAGTAATGTAGATGTTGTGGTTTGCGAGTCGACTTATGGAGATAGAATACACGAGCCAGTGGAAGAGGGGTATGCAGAACTTTTGAAAATGATCCAAGAAGGGGTAAAGCGTGGTGGTGCAATTATGATTCCAGCCTTTTCTTTGGAAAGAACTCAGCAGATTTTATTTCAACTCCATAAAATGAGTGAACACGATCATACCTTGCCAAAAGTACCTATTTATTTGGATAGCCCACTTGCAATAAAAGCTACAAAAGTTTATAAACTTTTTCCAGAATATTATGATGAAGAAGCAATGCGAGAATACCAAACTGAAGGTGATTTTTTGCAGTTTCCAAATTTGAAAATTACTCACACTAGAGATGAATCAAAAAGAATAAATAGTAAAAAAGGTGCAAAAATAATAATTGCTGGCGCAGGAATGATGAATGGTGGAAGAATTTTGCATCACGCTGTGCGTTATTTGGATGATCCAAACTCAACTCTTATTTTTGTGGGTTATCAAGCTCACGGAACTTTGGGTAGAAAACTTTATGAAGGCGCAGAAAATGTAAAAGTAATGGGTAAGTATATGGAAGTAAGAGCAACAATAAAAGCAATAGGTTCACTTTCTGCACACGGTGACCAAAAAAAGTTGATGGAATGGATAAATAGTGGAGAGAAAAAACCAGAAAAAGTTTATTTGGTTCACGGTGAAGAGCATTCTGCAACCGAGCTTTCACACAGACTTCGAGATAAATATGATTTGAAAGTGTTTATTCCTGAATATGAGGAGGAAGTAGAAATTGGGTAG